One window of the Pseudochaenichthys georgianus chromosome 21, fPseGeo1.2, whole genome shotgun sequence genome contains the following:
- the mstnb gene encoding growth/differentiation factor 8 has protein sequence MHLSQIVLYLSLLIALGPVVLSDQETHQQPPASNPEDAEQCATCDVRQQIKTMRLNAIKSQILSKLRMKEAPNISRDIVKQLLPKAPPLQQLLDQYDVLGDDNREVVMEEDDEHATTETMMMIATEPESVAQVDGEPKCCFFSFAQRFQANRIVRAQLWVHLRPADEATTVFLQISRLMPVTGGSRHIRIRSLKIDVNAGVSSWQSIDVKQVLAVWLRQPETNWGIEINAFDSRGNDLAVTSTEPGEEGLQPFMEVKISEGPKRLRRDSGLDCDKNSPESRCCRYPLTVDFEDFGWDWIIAPKRYKANYCIGECEHMHLQKYPHTHLVNKANPRGTAGPCCTPTKMSPINMLYFNRKEQIIYGKIPSMVVDRCGCS, from the exons ATGCATCTGTCTCAGATTGTGCTGTATCTCAGCCTGCTCATTGCTTTGGGTCCAGTAGTTCTGAGTGACCAAGAGACGCACCAGCAGCCCCCCGCCTCTAACCCGGAGGACGCGGAGCAGTGCGCCACCTGCGATGTCCGGCAGCAGATCAAAACCATGAGACTAAACGCGATTAAATCTCAGATTTTGAGCAAACTGCGGATGAAAGAAGCTCCGAACATCAGCCGAGACATCGTGAAGCAGCTCCTGCCCAAAGCGCCGCCGCTGCAGCAGCTCCTCGACCAGTACGACGTGCTGGGAGATGACAACAGAGAGGTGGTTATGgaggaggacgacgagcatgccaCCACGGAGACGATGATGATGATAGCCACTGAAC CCGAGTCCGTCGCCCAAGTGGatggggaaccaaagtgctgcTTTTTCTCTTTTGCTCAAAGGTTTCAAGCCAACCGCATTGTGCGCGCTCAGCTATGGGTGCATCTGCGCCCTGCGGACGAGGCGACCACCGTGTTCCTGCAGATCTCCCGCCTGATGCCGGTCACAGGCGGGAGCAGGCACATACGCATCCGCTCCCTGAAGATCGACGTGAATGCCGGGGTCAGCTCTTGGCAGAGTATAGACGTCAAACAGGTTCTGGCTGTGTGGCTGCGGCAGCCGGAGACCAACTGGGGCATCGAGATTAACGCATTCGATTCGCGGGGAAATGATCTGGCCGTGACCTCCACAGAGCCTGGAGAGGAAGGACTG CAACCGTTCATGGAGGTGAAGATCTCTGAGGGCCCCAAGCGCCTCAGGAGAGACTCGGGCCTGGACTGTGACAAGAACTCTCCCGAGTCCCGCTGCTGCCGCTACCCGCTCACTGTGGACTTTGAAGACTTTGGCTGGGACTGGATTATTGCCCCAAAGCGCTACAAGGCCAACTATTGCATCGGGGAGTGTGAGCACATGCACTTGCAGAAGTATCCGCACACCCACCTGGTGAACAAGGCCAACCCCAGAGGGACCGCAGGCCCTTGCTGCACCCCCACCAAGATGTCGCCCATCAACATGCTCTACTTTAACCGGAAAGAACAGATCATCTACGGCAAGATCCCTTCCATGGTGGTGGATCGTTGTGGATGCTCTTGA